GGTGTATTTAGGATAtgaatttttttccttctaaatatatggttttgtttttgtggtaTATTTTTTATGTAAGATTTATTATGACAAGTTGATAAGAAAAATGTCATTCTCTGTCTCTGCAATCAAAGTTTAAATCTCTCTATCTATTTGTGCCcgtaatttaaattaattaaatatgatcATCACTCagataaacaaaaaatacaCAGTGCACATACGTATTTTTCATATACAAATTTACTATTATCGCATTAGTCCAATATCTTAGTGAATATAATGTTCAATTTCTACCGATGCATTCTGAGTTCGAAACTTTCCATCCCTTCAATTATCGTAATAGTTTGGAACTCCCATCCTCTCCTCAATAAtaatgatataaaaaaaaaaaaaaggttctatTATTATCCACCGTCACCGGCCCACCCCCCTGACGGTTGTCGTCATGGAAGGTTTTGTAATTTGCTTACGGTTGAGACAGAATCAATCTACGCAGGACTTTGAAGACAACAAAAGAGTGCAGACGAATAACATTTTCTTATGCAGTCTGTCATTAGTCATTGCATGGTTGAAGTTGAAGGGTATACGCCAAATTCCTCAGGGTCTTAATCTTAGTACTATTTGCTGCATTAAGGAATATGCATGCCACGACAAAGTATTCCAACGCATGATAGCTAATCTTACCTTCCAAAgtcctaatttaattttggtctttgtttttgttttatttatttaatctgaTAGttagaaattagaaagaaaagaaaaaatatgtgAGATATTTAAATGAGTGTGTGAATGTCATCTCCCTAAATTAAATTGCTAGATATTCTTTCCGTGTTTCAGCAATACGAGATGAGAGTTGATTTTTGTTAGAAATGCTAACTAGTTAAGTACTTTTATTTATTGAACCGAAATTCAAATTCGAGCGAAAAAGAAAACACTAACATAAACAACCGATTTAATTGTAATTACCAATTAGTCCCATTAATTCCCGGTTCCAAACAATAGTGTATTGCATCATCCATTTCATGTATGTTAATTCATGTTGTTCAATTGTGTGATAGGTATTTTTACTTGGGGTTATTAATCCAACTTTTAACTTTGGCATGGACTGTTAGCTAGTTCATCAGCTTGGCATGTCCTGCAAGGTTGGCATGGTTTGCCACACCCTATCCATGGTTCAATCGCCTCATCAGTTGCTGGCTACTGAAAACTACAAGCCACAGTTGAAACGGTTGAATGGGGGTAGTTTCGTAACATTATTATTGTTCAAATGGAAACCCTAATAGCTAGTGGGAAGGTTCATCATTCATATATTGTGAGAACTGCCCCAAGTTTGATGAGGATACTGCACTTACTAACTTTTCTTTCAGCAGCGAAGCATGATTCTTCATGATTCTTATTTTAAGAATCATGCTTTGTTGTTGAAAAACCAACAAACGGACACGTGtgaataattaaaattgaaaattatgaTTGGATAATTGTTCATTAGTGAGTAACACTTACTGCTCTTCTTTCATATATGTTGCCTCACTTAACTCAAACGAACGTACTTCTTTGGTTTGAAAACAGGGAAGTGATTGTCATCTCATTGCTATACCGTAAAAAGAACTAATCACTAACGAAGCTCACTGCAATAGGTTGTATAAAACAAACTAACCCACCAAACTATGGTGGTGCCATGTGAAAACCAACGCAAGTGAGTACAATGAGGTGTCACAaaaggaattggatcctctcctgagcaggagATCAAGATCCTCCTGACCCAATAACACTGACCGTTGtattttgatcaaacggctacaaacagatgacacttctaaaagttataataattgtaaccgttggatcaaaatccaacaatCCGTGTTAttgggtcaggaggatcctgatCTCCTGCTTAGAAGAGAATCCAATTCACAAAATCATACAAAGCACCCGAATTCCAGAAGGAACGATACATATAGATGCATTGAGTCATTGACCTTGTTGTGCTTTAGGTTGGCCTACTCAGAAAATGATATGTACTTTGGGGCGGTGCATGCGTGCAGCGAGTGCCATCAAATGGTAAAAAGTCCAAACACACAATTGCCAAAACCTACTTTGTACTATAATATCTCTGCATGCACGGTTGATATTATTGGCAAACCACATGAACCACTAGTATATAATGTCCAACCACtactttcaaatttaattaactACCCAAATAAAGGAGAGTAATTTAGATGGACCAGGTACACTAATGCGGTGGCATTCACTAATACAAATATGATATAACAATTTTATTTCACATGATATTGTATTGTTAGACCAGATACACCGTCACAGTGACATTTCAGTCTAATAATTTAATGTCATGTGTTAATCTCACTTCGTAGACTATTGTGTTATTAGATTAGGATGCTAGTATCCCCGGTCTATCTAAATCATTCTCCAAAAATAAGGAAATTGATGTTGCCTGCTCATTTGCTCTGTCATTAAATTGCTCTGATGAGTCTCGTACAAACGATAGGATAATGTACATTAAATTTATCTAAACTAAAGGAGGATTCCAGCATGAAACTTTGGATGCATGGACAATTACTCTTAGCTAGTTGAACTACAAGCCACTTGTTAATGAGTCTCGTCTTTTAACCAATAGTTTCATACCATTATCCCATTGCTAAATCAAGAAAATTGACCTAGCTCATACAGAATATTTTGGCTAGCTACACACCAAAATGGTAGGCACAGCACTACGCACTACCGTTTAGTGGCCACCTCACAAGAAAAAAATGCAAGTTTTTCGATATGGTGATAAGTTAGAAAGTTCAATTACCAAACCATATAGTGGTAGAAAAAGTTTTCAAAGTAATTAACAACATATATTTTGATCCTTGGATCAAGTTTTATATGCAAGCAATTTATGGAGGGGAAATCAAACCAATCCTAAATAAAGAGATAAACGCTCTTAATCACTTGAGCTACAAGTCTTTGTGTGTGACACTCAAAATTAGCAAGAAATAGAATCAACTATTTGTGCTTTAGGTTAAATGTCCCGTGATGTTTTAATATCCCTGATTTATAGCCATAAGAACTTCTTTTGATATTAAACTTCAATGTTTAAATCTCATTGTTCATTTTTTGGATTACTCAATGTTACGTTGCATAGTAAAAATCTTGAACATTTTTGACAAACGTACATCATTGCAGTGGGAAAAGATTTAATTATGGTCCGAGTGGTGTAGGTTTATAGATGTTGATGGCTTCCTTTTTAGGGGACTGGGATCAATAAAATGCTGCTGTCTCAGAAAAGCACCTTGACAATTTGACACAAGCACATGCCCGATCACACGCCCTACTAAGTTACTCAAACAAAGCTACAACCTAATTCTCATTTTAGGTATAGGAGGGTCCAATCTGGTTTGATTTTTATCTCGGGTTTTATCATTAGGCCATTGATTAAAATTCTAACCTGCGAACCGACAACGCTTTATTTCATTGGAGTAAAGTAATTATGTTTATGCATTCTGATTCGAGTTTGACTTTcacaaattattttttcttaaaaactaaCTATATTTATATTACTTACTAATATTATTGCTTTACTAAAAAAATGTCTAAAATGTGACGTTTAgtaattcaagtttgcatcgTAAACTATTgtgcaaatttttattttgataaccAAAATAGAATTAAGAAAAATCTCTGCATAGGGTTCCATCTCAATTTGATGGGAAATTTTAGAGAACGAAGAAGAAGACGCAGGACATCAAATATCAGAATTTAAACTCATTTATCATTAATAAATAATGTAGTGAGTATCACTATTATTTGAGGGTACAGCAAAAATATTTCAATATTTGTCATAAACTAATacgatttttaatttttcaaattatgTGGAACTAAGATGTGTATTTAAGCATGGAAAATATTTTTGCTCAATACCCTTAAGTAAAAGTGGTGCTCCTTATCTTATTTATCATTGTTAGATGAgtttaatttcaaaatttgtaTAGTGTAtagacacaaatctcaaaatttaaaatcacaCAATGATACGAGTGGTGTTAAGCATTACCACGACTTGAGGATGGTAAACAAAAATGCACCCTCAAACGAGTTCAAATCTTCTGTACGCATTTTATACGTAGCCTCTCTGTGACCTCTATAATTAATTGACACATGTTTATAAACTTATTGCTTCTTAATTTTGTTGTAATAAGTTCAACACCTATCAATCACTGACGGAGACCACAGAGATGTGGCCACACAAAATAGGAgcgccgaaaattaaaaatcccCTTAATCCTGTGTACTAGAGCAACCATGATCCTTTtcggatccttttggtgagaaTCTTGGGGATTCGTAAATCGtatctgttcatcgtacatcatgcagttaatttttttcagataatgtttgtatttaattttaaataaaaatatttaaatattttctgactgcacgatgtacaatgaacgaataTGATCCATGAATCTCCGGATCCTGATTCGTACTAGAGAACCCTCTATGGCTCAATGTATGCTTATTTGCAAATAGGTCATGAGGGCTGGGCCCAATAATAGCATTAATAAGAGAAAATGAAGTCCATTTGCAAATGACGACCAAAGCCCTAAACCAAAGCAATTTCCATCCCAAGACCGTATTCAAAGTTACACTTGCAGGTCGCAGCAGAGGAAGCTCCCCCAACAATGGCGACCCCCAAAAAGGACATACCGCCAAATAAAACCAAAGAAGCAAAGAAGCCGAGCACCAAATCCCCACCGCCGAAGAAAAACCAGCAAACAAAGAAGCCGACCACCGCCAAGGCAAAAACCCCTGAGAAAAAGAAGCCGAGCAGCGCCAAGAAATCCACCAACATAAACAAGATCACCAGCAACGGAAATGCGAGAGAATCCGACGTAGAGGCGGTTCCGTCGCCGAGCTCCGAGTCCCGGAGAGGCGCAGAGCAGAATGGGGGTAAATTTACGAAAACGCCCACCCCGAAGTCGAAGAAGGGCACGGAGAAAGGAAAGCGAAAGCGAGAGGGGGAGCTCGCAGATGAAGAGGAGGTGAAGGCGTATACGTTTCCGATGGAACGTGTGAGAAGGATTATCAGAAGCGAGTATTCGGATTTGCGGATTAGCAACGACGCCGTTTTCCTCATCAACAAAGCCACCGTAACTTCCTGACTTCCTCTCACAATTTCCGAATTAgggttttcataatttttaattaatttttcgaaTTTTGGGTTGCAGGAGAAGTTTCTGGAGAAGTTCTGTGAAGAATCACATGCGTGCTGTGTTAAGGACCGGAGGAAGGCTATTGCTTACAAGCACCTAGGtaattttctcctcctcacTATGaatgtattatttatttatttattggatTTTAATTAGATAtttgaattttcattttttatttcgtCTGTGATTACTGCATTCTTATGAGTACTGAACATTTTGATCAAATGGGTGTTCGAAATGATCGAAATTTTCTCAAATGTTATACTGCTATAGCGTTCTTATGGTTCGGCTTCGTGATTTGAGGTATTTTTTACATGATTTGTTCAAAATCGAAATGGAGTTAGCATTTCGATTTCCTCATGAAATGGGGAGGTCCCGTTGGTAAATCATCTCATTGTGCGATGTAAATTGTACCTCGATCATGTTTATATAGCGGTTAGGAAGTGCAAACATAGAACTCCTCTGGGTAGGATTGGAGAGTCTTGTTCAAAATGACCTCTGACTTGTTATGTACATGGTTGCCATCAGTTTATGTGCATCGGGTAGTTGGCTTCAGTTATGAACAGAATGTAGCCGTCGTTGCTAGAgttatgttgtttttctctGGCGTGTTGATGAAATTGTGCTTACAACAAAAGCCGACCAATATGTATTGTTAAGAGGAACaaggttttgttttggattgTCTAATGTCAAACAAATATTTGACAATATGAAAACTTCGAGTGCAGAAGATTTTGTTACGAGTGAAGAACCAccattttgattttcctttgtgTTTATAAAAGGCCTCTAGCTGCCCTGCTGAAAACGTTTTTCGTTTTAGATTTCGAGACAGATGATTTTCTCGTCACGGTTACTAGAAACTGGATTTCTAAACCTTGCTTACAACTCCTCTTTCTAACGCTCTCAACAGAGGAATGCTAACTTATGAAACATTATTATTACTGTATCAGAGTTTTTTCGGAAGTAGAAGACATCGTAGTTGGTTATTGTAAGTTACATTAGTTCCCAGTCATATTAACGTGCTTTCTTCTTGTTTCAGCCACAGTTGTTTCTAAACGAAAGAGATACGACTTCCTTTCAGGTATCTTTTATGCTTGCACTCAATCCTACTTCtaattaaaaatatgatttttggtCTACCATCATTTATGCTGTCTAATGCACAATCGTTAACAGATTACGTTCCGGAGAAGGTAAAAGCCGAGGATGCATTGGCAAAGAGAAAGTTAGCCGAAGCAAAAGCAGGGTAGGAGTTCCAGAACATACTAAAGGGAGACCACTAGGAAATTTGCAACCTTGTACTATTGTACAATGTATTGGATGCACTTGTTCTTCATCCACTTTTGCAAGTGCACAAAACATACACGAAATTAGTTCATGTTATTTTGGAAGATCATAATGTTTCCCGACGATGAAAAATTCGGTGTTATGGGCACATTCGATGGTAGGTCAGCTGGTGAAGTGGGAGTGAAGTCGGGGTCTCTCTGTCGATGCGTAGCTATAGCTGTTTTTCTGTAATATTTGCAGAAATCTTATGAGAAATGTGTTAAGATTTCATGTCAGGGTACTTGTCCTGCCAACAGTGTGCAAGATGTTTTATGCTTTTCTTTGTCGTGTTTTTACTTGAGCACGATCCTTCATCCCCCGTTTCTCCCATATATTTTTGTCtctctttaaaaaatatgaagaggctttttaaccaaaatggtcattgagattgttTAAAACCAATAGAAGTAGTTTCTGAGATTATCCACAGACAATCATTTTGATCCGTCTATGAGAAATTTCTGTTAAATTTAAGAAACCAGTTTAAGGGatatgacaaaaatactcttaaTTCAACAGTCTTGTAACAATCAAAGTGATTGACGGTAGACAATCTTAGAGACCAAAGTACATAGTTATGCAAATCTTGAGAACCGTTTTGGCTAAAACGCCATATGAAAACTATAAAGCTCCCGTTAAACACCACAGAAAACTTTCATTTATATGAATCACATCCGAAACACATACCGGTGCTAGTTTTAAAGCGAAACACTCGACACCAGCGCAGGCAACTCCGATATCGCTTTTATTCTGGCCATGGTGACCATTACAAGAATACAGATTCTCTGAATTATTTTGTAACTTGAAAGGAAAACATAAAGATTTTGCCTCTGCAGACGCAAAACAATGGGTATTTGTACATGTATTGTCCTCTAGAAAAGCAGTCAACAGCAAGTGAATATTGTGAGTTGTAAGTAGTAAACCTACCTATGCAAAAACCTAAAAGCAATGCATCTCTCTCTACCCCTCTTTCCGCGCTTCTTCCGTAAAAGCAAACGTCGTTTGTCACCGTTGAGCTAGATCATAGCCATCAACTGAAACAACTCAACGACCTGGTATGCTACGTATGGCATTCTGAAGGAACCAAGTTGCTGGAAGCGGCATAATTACAGGTTCAAACGGCGAATCAGCACTACGGAAGGTACCCCAATCGACTGCTTTTCGATATTTCCTTGAAATTAAAAGCGCCACCTTTGCCTGTCA
This window of the Malus domestica chromosome 03, GDT2T_hap1 genome carries:
- the LOC103422153 gene encoding DNA polymerase II subunit B3-1, with amino-acid sequence MATPKKDIPPNKTKEAKKPSTKSPPPKKNQQTKKPTTAKAKTPEKKKPSSAKKSTNINKITSNGNARESDVEAVPSPSSESRRGAEQNGGKFTKTPTPKSKKGTEKGKRKREGELADEEEVKAYTFPMERVRRIIRSEYSDLRISNDAVFLINKATEKFLEKFCEESHACCVKDRRKAIAYKHLATVVSKRKRYDFLSDYVPEKVKAEDALAKRKLAEAKAG